The following coding sequences lie in one Myxococcales bacterium genomic window:
- a CDS encoding RNA-binding protein has product MRNKLFVGGLAWATTSEGLQEAFSPYGEVVEAKVVTDRDTGRSRGFGFVSYATDEEAKEALAMNGTELDGRRIRVDIAQEKEGRGERSFNRRDR; this is encoded by the coding sequence ATGAGGAACAAACTGTTTGTGGGCGGTTTGGCTTGGGCTACCACCAGCGAAGGTCTGCAGGAAGCGTTTTCGCCGTACGGTGAAGTCGTCGAAGCGAAAGTGGTGACGGATCGCGACACCGGTCGCAGTCGCGGTTTCGGTTTCGTTTCCTATGCCACCGACGAGGAAGCCAAGGAAGCCTTGGCAATGAACGGCACCGAACTCGACGGGCGCCGGATCCGGGTCGATATCGCCCAGGAAAAGGAAGGGCGCGGCGAACGGTCGTTCAACCGCCGCGATCGCTGA